The following proteins are co-located in the Brevibacillus laterosporus DSM 25 genome:
- a CDS encoding MFS transporter — protein MNSKNSQHTFTNESASNAYVALGGLYIFLYYAMGAYSPLLTEYFKSIHLTGIEIGTLSSITPVVSLLLQPVWGMICDKFQIRKKALILALIAAACISFLFTFINTYAWVFFTIAFWSIFQCAAIPISDSLTLSYVSKRSMHFGSIRLWGAIGFAIAAFLTALAVQQWGPSAIFYSTGLAYFLAVLFLIRIPDERIERRELPRNSFKKAGTLFKIPRFILFLLCTFFVFGSMNAHNTWFNLYYQHIGGEIATLGLAFLLFAGSEVPCMKLASRLIKKIGLEQTLLFACIVSGARWFFYGSAPSTTIILSLFFLQGLSVGLFLATAAQYVRENTPLSLQVTALAVFTSFGVGLGSMFANYTAGWVMEYYGILQTYTFFGISTLLGIIPLLLICYGPWKRNSEEIVTE, from the coding sequence ATGAACAGCAAAAATAGCCAACATACTTTTACAAACGAAAGTGCTTCAAATGCTTACGTAGCCCTAGGTGGACTTTATATCTTTTTGTATTACGCTATGGGCGCTTACTCGCCTCTATTAACAGAGTACTTTAAATCCATTCATTTAACGGGGATTGAAATTGGTACTCTCAGTTCGATTACTCCTGTGGTATCTTTACTGCTACAGCCAGTTTGGGGGATGATTTGTGATAAGTTTCAAATTCGAAAAAAGGCGTTAATACTAGCTCTGATCGCTGCAGCCTGTATCTCATTTTTGTTTACCTTCATTAATACTTACGCATGGGTGTTTTTTACGATTGCGTTCTGGTCTATTTTTCAATGTGCGGCTATCCCGATTTCAGATAGCTTAACACTTAGCTATGTAAGCAAGCGATCCATGCATTTTGGCAGTATTCGATTATGGGGGGCCATTGGATTTGCTATTGCTGCCTTTCTTACTGCCTTGGCTGTTCAACAGTGGGGTCCATCCGCTATTTTTTACAGCACAGGGCTTGCTTATTTTCTCGCTGTACTCTTTTTGATCAGAATTCCAGATGAGCGAATTGAGCGCAGGGAGCTTCCACGTAATAGCTTTAAAAAAGCCGGGACACTTTTTAAAATCCCACGCTTTATACTCTTTCTCCTTTGTACATTTTTCGTATTCGGTTCGATGAATGCTCATAACACCTGGTTTAATCTATACTATCAGCATATCGGTGGAGAGATCGCCACATTAGGTCTTGCTTTCTTACTGTTTGCAGGTAGTGAAGTGCCTTGTATGAAACTAGCATCACGTCTTATCAAAAAAATTGGCTTGGAGCAAACTCTCTTATTTGCTTGTATTGTCTCAGGTGCCAGGTGGTTTTTTTACGGATCAGCTCCAAGTACGACAATCATCCTAAGCCTATTTTTCCTACAAGGATTATCTGTCGGTCTATTCTTAGCCACGGCTGCCCAATATGTACGTGAGAATACACCTCTTTCCTTGCAGGTAACAGCTCTGGCAGTATTTACTTCCTTTGGAGTGGGATTAGGCTCTATGTTTGCTAATTACACAGCAGGCTGGGTCATGGAATACTACGGTATTTTACAAACGTATACATTCTTTGGGATTTCTACCTTACTTGGAATCATTCCTTTATTACTCATTTGTTATGGTCCTTGGAAGCGGAATTCAGAAGAGATTGTTACCGAATAA
- a CDS encoding ABC transporter transmembrane domain-containing protein, translating to MKTTAKVAGYGNIQVVSPYDIQTLQDLQLVKEANDHAKLYLTGIIPEEKKDSYIAMATNSDLIEVNEVALVMVTATMLILDWRFSLIFIVLGVGITFVNVRFVQPLRETNDQLQAKLGEITAKIAGSIEGLPIIKTFPAGKVVREDLADTNKELTQTANSQGFKTGLLDAINFLFRFVMFGGMLVVGLFIYSKNELGVLGQLVQLQTTMVFIFLEFGRIIASLQHSLSGSARVYGLLNHPVEEIDPIIVDNKSQQPMLTEFTLGLPDGYKTFIGGDKVRLSGGQRQRIAIARALLSKAPIVLFDEPTSALDSHSESCVRDAIRSLKDQRTVMIVTHQMQTAEIANVIFVMEQGSIVDTVNSILDFFSMKFTEIHIKVHKFYKHLNGRIMLICYGESQMFIFS from the coding sequence GTGAAAACGACAGCTAAAGTAGCGGGATATGGAAATATTCAAGTAGTATCTCCCTACGATATACAAACGCTGCAGGATTTACAGCTAGTCAAAGAAGCAAACGACCACGCCAAGCTCTATCTAACCGGAATCATTCCGGAAGAGAAGAAAGATAGTTACATCGCGATGGCCACGAATAGCGATCTCATCGAGGTCAACGAGGTAGCTTTGGTCATGGTGACTGCCACAATGCTGATTCTAGATTGGCGATTTTCTCTTATCTTCATTGTACTAGGTGTTGGTATCACTTTTGTTAATGTTCGTTTTGTTCAGCCATTGAGGGAGACAAATGATCAGCTTCAAGCCAAATTAGGCGAAATAACAGCAAAAATAGCTGGGTCCATAGAAGGACTGCCTATTATTAAAACGTTCCCTGCTGGGAAAGTAGTTAGAGAAGATCTGGCCGATACAAATAAGGAGCTAACTCAGACCGCAAATAGCCAAGGTTTTAAGACGGGGTTACTAGATGCAATCAATTTTTTGTTTCGTTTCGTTATGTTTGGCGGTATGTTAGTAGTTGGATTGTTTATATATTCTAAAAATGAACTAGGGGTTTTGGGACAATTGGTTCAGCTACAGACAACTATGGTCTTTATTTTTCTGGAGTTTGGCAGAATTATTGCTTCCCTACAACATTCCTTATCAGGCTCAGCTAGAGTGTACGGATTGTTGAATCACCCAGTCGAAGAAATCGATCCGATCATTGTTGATAATAAATCTCAACAACCTATGCTCACGGAATTTACTCTGGGGTTGCCTGATGGATACAAAACCTTCATTGGAGGGGATAAGGTACGTTTATCAGGAGGACAACGGCAAAGAATCGCCATTGCACGTGCTTTATTATCAAAAGCTCCTATCGTTTTATTTGATGAGCCTACGTCTGCTCTAGATTCACATTCCGAATCATGTGTTCGTGACGCGATCCGCTCATTAAAGGATCAACGTACCGTCATGATCGTAACGCATCAAATGCAAACAGCAGAGATAGCAAATGTCATTTTCGTGATGGAGCAGGGTTCTATCGTGGATACGGTCAATAGCATCTTGGACTTTTTCAGCATGAAATTTACAGAAATACATATAAAAGTTCACAAATTTTACAAACACTTAAATGGAAGAATAATGCTAATATGTTATGGTGAGTCGCAAATGTTTATTTTTTCATAA
- a CDS encoding non-ribosomal peptide synthetase, protein MNKDLLQLFSLTHPQQRIWYSELLYPNTGVSSISLTIKMKGNISLGALQQALNMIIFRHDAFRIKLTAQNGYPQQYVEEYSEKSFECLDFSGVDGEAQALKWLDQHNRTPFELLHSKLYQFIICKISDQEYWYNVKIHHIVCDGISARMFVNQANEYYSQIANDELPEITENHTYFDYIQTEQDYEKSDRYQKDKSYWVDKFSTLPEVIGFKSYNSLTLSTAGKRKNIILEERLYYNLYEFCKQTNSSMLTVFMTALYIYLHKKTTQNDVSIGTFYANRTTKKEKEMLGMFVSTVPTRVFVDPEMDLLSLLKVVSKEQVSILRHQRFPYNQMMEDLREAHQHKNLQRLFGVSVQYRAMNYSQYENVEIEVDENFCGDVINDFEMNVIELDNQKILFQLNYRAQLFTEMEMEQLIQQFFTIIETIIHHPTSKIADISLLREEEKNMIISEFNNTVMEYPREKQIHQLFEEQAARIPDQIAVICEGEQLSYRELNERANQLARKLRSEGVVADQLVGIMAERSLEMIIGIFGILKAGGAYMPIDPEFPEERIRYMLEDSNAKLLLTQNHLLERVTFDGKIVDINDAQTYHQDRSNLEAINGPNHLAYVIYTSGSTGKPKGVMIEHHSVINRLMWMHAKYPISSVDTIMQKTAITFDVSVWELFWWSMVGSKMCLLPVGGEKNPEQILETIAEHRITTMHFVPAMLHAFLDYVEQQPSELAEEKLQSLRQVFASGEALPPQHVDRFRRAVSSVCEARLINLYGPTEATVDVTYFDCDTDEELAAIPIGKPIYNTQLYIVQADSENLQPIGIAGELCIAGVGLARGYLNRPELTEEKFVKNPFVAGERMYRTGDLARWLPDGNIEYLGRIDDQVKIRGVRIELGEIESQMRKLDGLREVVVVAKEDQAKEKFLCAYMVTDREVSTAEIRAHLTTQLPIAMIPSTFISLEAMPLTANGKIDKRSLPDPDNSLLNTEYVAPRTQLEVQLATVWQQVLGIDRVGCKDDFFALGGHSLRAMMVITQMHKEYQMDIPLRFLFEKPTIEEISQYLESERMKQIISIRPATKQDYYPVSAAQRRMFILNQFDGIDISYNMPSIMLLEGKLDLVKLETAFKGLINRHESLRTSFELVNGSPVQKIHSVVDFAVDYQVTVEEELEEIIDEFIKPFQLNMAPLLRVKLVQTRLDRYLLLVDTHHIISDGVSSGIIISELVELYQGNTLPELTIQYKDFSEWQHEQSQTDLYKKQEDHWVQTFADEIPVLNLPTDFPRPNTQSFDGDVITRGTGKELMEGLYKIAADTGTTLYMVLLAAYNVLLSKYSGQEDLIVGTPVTGRSHVDLQSTVGMFVNTLAMRNKPARSKSFREFLIEVKQNALQAYENQDYPFEELVEKLELQSDVSRNPMFDTMFTLQNRGEDSIELDELRFIAYEGENKWKHSKFDITLIATEERDQIMIGVEYCTKLYRQETIERLTTNFLQIIKAIVDNPEVKLATIEILTNAEKNQLLQEFNNTERNYQQDTTIHQLFEEQVRKTPDQVALIWNKKELTYQELNERANQLARTLRNKGIVPNQLVAIMVDRSVEMIIGIMGILKAGAAYVPIDPAYPTERIEYVLEDSGAVLLLTQSHLFNGLAVNMVRLDLDEEQNYVVDGTNLTVVNQPTDLAYVIYTSGTTGKPKGVMIEHHSIVNCLQWRRDEYAFNPKDKALQIFSFAFDGFVASLFAPMLGGAISILPREEESKDPFALRKLIASESITHYYGVPSLFNAIVDSATAEDLHQLRCVTLGGEKLSPQIVQKIKQKNPAIEINNEYGPTENSVVTTIQRAIGVDQEITIGRPLANVTVYIVNNEHHLQPIGVVGELCIAGRGLGRGYLNRPELTEEKFVANPFVSGERMYKTGDLAKWRPDGTIEYVGRVDEQVKVRGFRIEIGEIESTILQYHGVKEVVVTAQEDQHAQQFLCAYFVAEKEVVLADLRKFVSKELPAYMVPTYFVQLLELPTTANGKVDKRALPKPQNVGVAAKEYIAPRNMVEEQLVAIWKEVLAVEKIGITDHFFEIGGHSLKAMLLISKVYEYMQEELPLHLVFQHPTIEKMAEFILHKQYEQNAGHPILLNKETNRPVFSFTPIAAHSTFYQKLAEEVHDISLYSFDFIEEDNRIEQYVNAITQIDSEGPYTLMGYSSGGNLAFEVAKVLENQGRQVSSIILFDSYWKDKAIEQTATEARKEIGAYFKKIAENNELFNMTKEDLEQFITNDFIKQSFFQNMFSYLMFHNQLVNKGNTKAAIHLIQAECEQGNVTAYEAEKWNEEVWARASERFINYRGYGDHPRMLSGEQVTKNGSILKEILEASFALK, encoded by the coding sequence ATGAATAAGGATTTGCTTCAATTATTTTCGTTGACTCATCCTCAACAAAGGATTTGGTACTCCGAATTACTTTATCCAAATACGGGTGTATCGTCGATTTCATTGACAATTAAAATGAAAGGTAATATAAGTCTAGGTGCCTTGCAACAAGCTCTAAATATGATTATTTTCCGGCACGATGCCTTTCGGATTAAATTGACAGCTCAAAATGGCTATCCTCAGCAATATGTGGAGGAATATAGCGAAAAATCGTTCGAATGTTTAGATTTTTCAGGTGTTGATGGAGAAGCTCAGGCATTAAAGTGGCTGGACCAGCACAATCGTACACCATTTGAACTTCTACATTCAAAATTGTATCAATTTATCATTTGCAAGATTAGTGACCAAGAATATTGGTACAATGTCAAAATTCATCATATTGTCTGCGACGGAATCTCTGCAAGAATGTTCGTCAATCAAGCGAACGAATACTATTCTCAGATTGCAAATGATGAGCTTCCAGAAATAACAGAGAATCATACTTATTTCGACTATATACAAACGGAGCAGGACTATGAAAAATCGGATCGCTATCAAAAGGATAAATCGTATTGGGTAGATAAATTTAGCACCTTACCCGAAGTGATAGGGTTTAAATCATATAATTCTCTTACCTTGAGTACTGCTGGAAAAAGAAAAAATATTATCTTAGAAGAGCGTTTGTATTATAACCTGTATGAGTTTTGCAAACAAACAAACAGTAGTATGTTAACAGTCTTTATGACTGCGTTGTACATCTACTTGCATAAAAAGACAACACAGAACGATGTTTCAATTGGCACATTCTATGCGAACAGAACAACCAAAAAGGAAAAAGAAATGCTAGGAATGTTCGTTAGTACAGTGCCAACACGGGTATTCGTTGATCCTGAGATGGATTTGCTTTCATTATTGAAAGTCGTATCAAAAGAGCAGGTTTCGATCCTACGCCATCAAAGATTCCCGTACAATCAAATGATGGAAGATTTACGAGAAGCACATCAGCATAAGAACCTTCAACGTCTCTTTGGTGTTTCTGTACAGTACCGTGCTATGAATTATTCGCAGTATGAAAATGTTGAAATTGAAGTTGATGAGAATTTTTGTGGAGACGTCATTAATGATTTTGAAATGAATGTGATTGAATTAGATAATCAAAAAATTCTGTTTCAACTAAATTATCGAGCACAGTTGTTTACAGAAATGGAGATGGAACAACTAATTCAACAATTCTTTACCATTATTGAAACAATCATTCATCATCCTACATCAAAAATAGCGGACATATCCCTGCTTCGAGAAGAAGAGAAAAATATGATTATATCTGAATTTAATAATACTGTAATGGAATATCCGCGCGAAAAGCAGATTCATCAGCTATTTGAAGAACAAGCAGCACGTATACCAGATCAGATAGCTGTCATTTGCGAGGGGGAACAACTTTCTTACCGGGAACTGAATGAAAGAGCGAATCAGTTAGCGCGAAAGCTACGTTCTGAAGGAGTAGTAGCTGATCAATTAGTTGGAATCATGGCAGAACGTTCATTAGAAATGATTATTGGAATTTTTGGGATTTTAAAAGCTGGCGGTGCATATATGCCGATTGACCCGGAATTTCCAGAGGAAAGAATTCGCTATATGTTAGAAGATTCAAATGCAAAGCTACTTTTGACCCAGAATCATTTGTTGGAGCGAGTAACTTTTGACGGGAAAATAGTAGATATCAATGATGCTCAAACCTACCACCAAGATAGGTCAAATTTGGAAGCGATAAATGGTCCGAATCACTTAGCCTATGTTATTTATACATCAGGATCTACAGGGAAGCCTAAAGGAGTTATGATTGAACATCATTCAGTTATAAATCGACTGATGTGGATGCATGCAAAATACCCTATTTCATCCGTTGACACCATTATGCAAAAAACAGCGATTACGTTTGACGTATCAGTATGGGAGCTATTCTGGTGGTCGATGGTGGGCTCCAAAATGTGCCTTTTACCTGTAGGAGGAGAAAAGAACCCTGAGCAAATCTTAGAGACAATAGCCGAACATCGCATTACAACAATGCATTTTGTTCCTGCGATGCTGCACGCTTTTCTGGATTATGTTGAACAACAGCCAAGTGAGTTGGCAGAGGAAAAACTCCAGTCTTTACGGCAGGTTTTTGCAAGTGGTGAAGCATTGCCACCACAGCATGTTGATAGATTCCGTCGAGCAGTTTCCTCAGTGTGTGAAGCTAGATTAATCAATTTATACGGACCAACGGAAGCTACTGTCGATGTTACGTATTTTGATTGTGATACAGATGAGGAACTAGCTGCAATTCCGATTGGTAAACCTATATATAATACTCAACTATACATCGTCCAGGCTGATTCTGAGAACCTTCAACCAATTGGGATAGCAGGTGAGTTATGCATTGCTGGTGTTGGTCTAGCAAGAGGGTACTTGAATCGACCGGAGCTTACGGAAGAGAAATTTGTGAAAAATCCGTTTGTCGCGGGAGAACGAATGTATAGAACAGGGGACTTAGCAAGGTGGCTACCAGATGGAAATATTGAATATTTGGGCCGAATTGATGATCAAGTAAAAATCCGTGGGGTTAGGATCGAACTTGGTGAGATTGAGTCACAAATGCGTAAGCTTGATGGTCTAAGAGAAGTAGTCGTTGTAGCGAAGGAAGATCAAGCGAAGGAAAAATTCCTCTGCGCATATATGGTTACGGATAGAGAGGTAAGTACAGCAGAAATACGTGCCCATTTAACAACTCAGCTACCGATCGCGATGATTCCTTCTACGTTTATTTCACTTGAGGCGATGCCATTAACTGCAAATGGAAAAATTGACAAGCGATCGTTACCAGATCCAGACAATTCTTTGCTTAACACAGAATATGTGGCTCCTCGAACACAATTGGAAGTACAACTTGCTACTGTCTGGCAACAAGTTTTAGGTATTGATCGAGTTGGATGTAAGGACGATTTCTTCGCATTAGGTGGTCATTCCTTACGTGCTATGATGGTTATAACTCAAATGCACAAAGAGTATCAAATGGATATTCCTTTACGTTTCCTATTTGAAAAACCAACGATCGAAGAAATATCCCAATACTTGGAGAGCGAGCGCATGAAGCAGATCATTTCTATCCGACCTGCTACAAAGCAAGATTACTATCCGGTTTCAGCAGCACAACGAAGAATGTTTATTCTTAACCAGTTTGATGGGATAGATATCAGCTATAACATGCCTTCTATCATGCTACTGGAAGGAAAACTTGATCTGGTAAAACTAGAAACCGCTTTTAAAGGTTTAATCAACCGTCATGAGAGCTTGCGTACATCCTTCGAGTTAGTAAATGGTTCTCCTGTACAGAAAATCCATTCAGTAGTTGATTTTGCAGTCGATTATCAGGTAACTGTTGAAGAAGAGCTGGAAGAAATCATTGATGAGTTTATCAAACCATTCCAGTTAAATATGGCACCATTGCTTCGCGTCAAGCTTGTTCAAACCCGATTGGATCGTTATTTGTTACTAGTAGATACGCATCACATTATTTCTGATGGAGTATCATCTGGGATCATCATCAGCGAATTGGTGGAATTGTATCAAGGGAATACGTTACCAGAGCTTACGATTCAATATAAGGATTTTTCTGAATGGCAACATGAACAGTCTCAGACGGATCTGTATAAAAAACAGGAAGACCACTGGGTTCAAACATTTGCAGATGAAATTCCTGTGTTAAATCTACCGACAGATTTTCCGAGACCAAATACACAAAGCTTTGACGGAGATGTAATCACAAGAGGAACTGGCAAAGAGCTTATGGAAGGCTTGTACAAGATAGCTGCAGACACAGGAACCACACTTTATATGGTCTTGTTAGCCGCATATAATGTACTTCTTTCCAAATATTCGGGTCAAGAAGATCTGATTGTGGGTACACCGGTTACAGGTCGATCGCATGTTGATTTACAGAGCACTGTTGGGATGTTTGTCAATACATTGGCCATGCGAAATAAACCAGCTAGATCAAAATCATTTAGAGAGTTTTTAATAGAAGTAAAACAAAATGCATTACAAGCTTATGAGAATCAGGATTATCCATTTGAAGAGCTAGTGGAGAAACTGGAGCTACAAAGCGATGTAAGCAGAAATCCAATGTTTGATACCATGTTTACTCTCCAAAACAGAGGAGAAGATTCTATTGAATTAGATGAGCTACGGTTTATTGCCTATGAAGGGGAAAATAAATGGAAACACTCTAAATTCGATATCACCCTTATCGCCACAGAAGAAAGAGATCAAATTATGATTGGTGTGGAATACTGCACCAAATTGTACCGTCAGGAAACAATAGAACGCTTGACGACAAATTTCCTTCAGATTATAAAAGCGATCGTAGATAATCCTGAAGTGAAGCTAGCTACTATCGAAATACTGACGAATGCAGAAAAAAATCAGCTTTTACAAGAGTTTAATAACACAGAAAGAAACTATCAGCAGGATACAACGATTCATCAGCTTTTTGAAGAACAGGTAAGAAAAACACCAGATCAGGTAGCACTTATCTGGAACAAGAAGGAGTTGACTTATCAAGAGCTAAATGAAAGAGCCAACCAATTAGCTCGTACGTTACGTAATAAAGGAATCGTTCCCAATCAACTAGTAGCTATTATGGTAGATCGTTCCGTAGAAATGATTATCGGTATAATGGGTATCTTGAAAGCTGGAGCAGCCTATGTCCCTATTGATCCAGCTTATCCTACTGAACGTATTGAATATGTCTTAGAAGATAGCGGTGCTGTTCTTTTACTGACCCAGTCGCATTTGTTCAATGGATTAGCAGTTAATATGGTGAGGCTAGATTTAGATGAGGAGCAAAATTATGTAGTTGATGGAACCAATCTCACAGTTGTGAACCAACCAACTGACTTGGCATATGTCATCTATACTTCAGGTACAACTGGTAAACCAAAAGGTGTCATGATTGAACATCATTCCATCGTGAACTGCCTGCAATGGAGAAGAGACGAGTATGCATTTAATCCAAAGGATAAAGCTCTGCAGATTTTCTCATTTGCTTTTGATGGATTTGTAGCTAGTTTGTTTGCTCCTATGCTTGGAGGGGCCATTTCGATCTTGCCAAGGGAAGAAGAGTCAAAAGATCCATTTGCACTACGAAAATTGATCGCCTCTGAATCAATCACTCATTACTATGGTGTTCCAAGTCTGTTTAATGCAATTGTGGATAGCGCTACAGCAGAGGATTTACACCAATTACGTTGTGTCACTCTTGGAGGAGAAAAATTATCACCCCAAATTGTCCAAAAGATTAAACAAAAAAATCCTGCTATTGAGATTAACAATGAATATGGACCTACAGAGAATAGTGTAGTTACGACTATCCAAAGAGCAATTGGAGTAGATCAAGAGATTACAATTGGTCGACCGCTAGCCAATGTAACTGTCTATATTGTTAATAATGAGCATCATTTACAGCCTATAGGAGTAGTAGGGGAGTTATGCATAGCGGGTCGTGGACTGGGTAGAGGTTATTTAAATCGACCAGAATTAACAGAAGAGAAGTTCGTTGCTAATCCATTTGTATCTGGGGAGCGCATGTATAAAACGGGTGATTTGGCCAAGTGGCGTCCAGATGGCACGATAGAATATGTTGGTCGGGTAGATGAACAAGTCAAAGTACGAGGTTTCCGAATTGAGATAGGAGAGATCGAATCTACCATTCTTCAGTACCATGGTGTTAAGGAGGTAGTGGTTACTGCTCAAGAGGATCAACATGCACAGCAATTTTTATGTGCGTACTTTGTAGCTGAAAAAGAAGTTGTACTGGCTGATTTGAGAAAATTTGTTTCCAAGGAACTCCCAGCCTACATGGTTCCTACCTACTTCGTACAGCTTTTAGAACTACCTACTACTGCTAACGGAAAAGTAGATAAGAGAGCATTGCCAAAGCCTCAGAACGTCGGCGTTGCAGCAAAAGAATATATTGCCCCTAGAAACATGGTAGAGGAACAACTGGTTGCTATTTGGAAAGAAGTATTAGCAGTAGAGAAAATTGGCATCACTGATCATTTCTTTGAAATCGGGGGACATTCCTTAAAAGCGATGCTTCTCATATCAAAGGTGTATGAGTACATGCAGGAAGAGTTGCCACTACATCTTGTATTCCAGCATCCAACGATTGAAAAAATGGCAGAATTTATCTTGCATAAGCAGTACGAGCAAAACGCGGGTCACCCGATTCTACTAAATAAAGAAACAAATCGACCTGTATTTAGCTTTACACCGATTGCAGCCCACAGTACCTTCTATCAAAAGCTTGCTGAAGAAGTCCACGACATTTCTTTATATAGCTTTGACTTCATAGAAGAAGACAATCGCATTGAGCAGTACGTCAATGCAATTACTCAGATCGATTCTGAGGGGCCGTATACTTTGATGGGGTATTCCTCTGGCGGTAATTTAGCTTTTGAAGTAGCAAAAGTATTGGAAAACCAAGGAAGACAGGTGTCCAGCATTATTTTATTTGACTCCTATTGGAAGGATAAAGCAATTGAACAAACGGCTACTGAAGCAAGAAAAGAAATTGGAGCCTATTTTAAAAAAATAGCAGAAAATAACGAGCTGTTTAATATGACAAAAGAGGATCTAGAGCAGTTCATAACTAACGATTTTATCAAACAAAGTTTTTTTCAAAACATGTTCAGTTATCTGATGTTCCATAATCAATTGGTAAATAAAGGTAATACAAAGGCCGCTATTCATCTCATCCAAGCAGAATGCGAGCAAGGAAACGTAACAGCCTATGAGGCTGAAAAATGGAATGAGGAAGTGTGGGCACGAGCATCTGAACGATTTATAAACTATCGTGGCTATGGAGATCATCCGAGGATGCTTAGCGGAGAACAAGTTACTAAAAATGGCTCCATACTCAAAGAGATTCTCGAAGCGAGTTTTGCTCTGAAGTAA
- a CDS encoding 4-hydroxy-3-methylbut-2-enyl diphosphate reductase has translation MEVVKIAPRGYCYGVVDAMVLAIKTAKNQNVPRPIYILGMIVHNAHVTDAFEREGVITLDGEDRLALLDKIDHGTVIFTAHGVSPEVRKKAKEKGLTVVDATCPDVTKTHDLIKEKVEEGYHILYIGKKGHPEPEGAIGIAPDRVHLIQTLEDLQNVHVTTDKLVVTNQTTMSQWDVRHIMEAIVEKYPSVEVHNEICMATQVRQEAVAKHAGKADVTIVVGDPRSNNSNRLAQVSEEIAGIPSYRISDLSELNIEWLKGKKSVSVTAGASTPTPLTREVIAFLEQFDENDPTTWEKIRTVNFDKLLPTVKE, from the coding sequence ATGGAAGTTGTAAAAATTGCTCCCCGTGGTTATTGCTATGGCGTAGTGGATGCCATGGTACTGGCTATTAAAACGGCAAAAAATCAAAATGTGCCGCGCCCTATCTACATTTTGGGAATGATCGTGCATAATGCGCATGTGACAGATGCTTTTGAACGTGAAGGAGTTATCACGTTGGATGGAGAAGATCGTCTAGCGCTTTTAGATAAAATTGATCATGGAACCGTTATATTCACTGCTCATGGGGTATCGCCAGAAGTCCGTAAAAAAGCGAAAGAAAAAGGTCTGACGGTTGTGGATGCTACTTGTCCTGATGTAACGAAAACACATGATCTCATTAAGGAAAAGGTGGAGGAAGGCTACCATATTCTCTATATTGGTAAAAAGGGACATCCTGAACCAGAGGGAGCGATCGGGATAGCACCTGATCGTGTTCACTTGATTCAAACGCTGGAAGATTTGCAAAACGTACACGTTACGACCGACAAATTGGTGGTAACAAATCAGACAACGATGAGCCAGTGGGATGTAAGGCATATTATGGAGGCCATTGTGGAAAAATATCCTTCCGTTGAGGTTCACAATGAAATATGTATGGCTACACAGGTTAGGCAGGAAGCAGTAGCAAAACATGCTGGAAAAGCAGATGTAACCATAGTAGTGGGAGATCCTCGAAGTAATAACTCGAATCGCTTAGCACAGGTTTCTGAGGAGATTGCTGGTATTCCTAGTTATCGCATTTCTGATCTGTCTGAGCTTAATATTGAGTGGCTAAAGGGTAAAAAAAGTGTATCTGTTACTGCGGGTGCATCTACCCCTACGCCATTAACAAGAGAAGTCATCGCTTTTCTCGAACAGTTTGATGAGAATGACCCTACAACCTGGGAAAAAATACGGACGGTAAATTTTGATAAACTATTACCTACTGTAAAAGAATAG